A single window of Taeniopygia guttata chromosome 1, bTaeGut7.mat, whole genome shotgun sequence DNA harbors:
- the PSMG1 gene encoding proteasome assembly chaperone 1, with product MATFFGEVVVAPSRAGLDEEEEAREETPEDREIRKEIEKKREIQVLWSCAEQPLVCSRFIVAIGRNAAAFLSSFILDSVCWEVVGVVKLWNEWCRTSSTTNVLPTDSFCLFYRLISDPTVVLCQCSCYVAEDQQFQWLEKVFGSMQKKDLQVTILSTCPVADYKTQESTLTLVSPFLKALKTKEFQEQVCCPLLEQPNIVRDLPAAVLSYCQVWQIPAVLYQCYTDVIKLDTVTIEAFKPLLSSQLLKSLAKDASESTKILKKFLTTSETHNNIYI from the exons ATGGCGACTTTCTTcggggaggtggtggtggcTCCATCCCGGGCCGGCCtggacgaggaggaggaggcgcgGGAGGAGACGCCTGAGGACCGGGAGATCCGCAAGGAGATCGAGAAGAAAAG GGAGATCCAAGTCCTGTGGAGCTGTGCCGAGCAGCCTTTGGTGTGCTCCAGGTTCATCGTGGCCATCGGCAGGAACGCTGCGG CTTTCCTGTCATCTTTTATCCTGGATTctgtgtgctgggaagtggTTGGAGTTGTGAAGCTGTGGAATGAGTGGTGCAGAACATCCAGCACCACAAATGTCCTCCCCACAGACTCTTTCTGTTTATTCTACAGATTGATATCAGATCCCACA gTTGTATTGTGCCAGTGTAGTTGCTACGTGGCTGAGGATCAACAGTTCCAGTGGCTTGAGAAG gttTTTGGCTCCATGCAGAAGAAAGACTTGCAAGTAACCATCCTTTCCACATGTCCTGTAGCTGATTATAAAACTCAGGAATCCACTCTGACACTTGTATCTCCATTCCTGAAAGCCTTGAAGACCAAAGAATTCCAGGAGCAGGTCTGCTGCCcgctgctggagcagcccaaCATTGTGAGGGACCTTCCTGCTGCTG TTCTGAGTTACTGCCAGGTGTGGCAGATCCCTGCAGTGCTGTACCAGTGTTACACTGATGTCATCAAGCTGGACACGGTGACCATTGAAGCCTTCAAGCCTCTGCTCTCTTCTCAGCTCCTGAAGAGTTTAGCCAAG GATGCCTCTGAAAGCACAAAGATTTTGAAGAAGTTCCTGACAACCAGTGAAACTCACAATAATATCTACATCTGA